Sequence from the Pecten maximus chromosome 8, xPecMax1.1, whole genome shotgun sequence genome:
TTATATCCTCAATACTCCACGGGCTACGTTCACTTCGCTCtgtaacatcctcaatactccatgTGTTACGTTCCCTTCGCTCTGTGatatcctcaatactccatggGTTACGTTCACTTCGCTCTGTGatatcctcaatactccatgAGTTACGTTCACTTCGCTCTGTGACATCCTTAATACTCAATGGATTACGTTCCCTTCGCTCtgtaacatcctcaatactccatggGTTACGTAAACTTCGCTCtgtaacatcctcaatactccatgggttacgttcactttgCTCTGTGACACCACAATACTCCATGGGTTACGTTCACCTCGCTTtgtaacatcctcaatactccatggGTTACTTTCCATTCGCTCTGTGatatcctcaatactccatggGTTACGTTCCCTTCGCACtgtaacatcctcaatactccacgGGTTACGTTCCCTTCGCTCTGTGatatcctcaatactccatgggttacgttcactttgCTCTGTGACACCACAATACTCCATGAGTTACGTTCACTTCGCTCTGTTatatcctcaatactccatgAGTTACGTTCACTTCGCTCTGtgacatcctcaatactccatggGTTACGTTCCCTTCGCTCTGTTATATCCTCAATACTCCACGGGCTACGTTCACTTCGCTCtgtaacatcctcaatactccatgTGTTACGTTCCCTTCGCTCTGTGatatcctcaatactccatggGTTACGTTCACTTCGCTCTGTGatatcctcaatactccatgAGTTACGTTCACTTCGCTCTGTGACATCCTTAATACTCAATGGATTACGTTCCCTTCGCTCtgtaacatcctcaatactccatggGTTACGTAAACTTCGCTCTGttacatcctcaatactccatgggttacgttcactttgCTCTGTGACACCACAATACTCCATGGGTTACGTTCACCTCGCTTtgtaacatcctcaatactccacgGGTTACGTTCACTTCGCTCTGTGatatcctcaatactccatggGTTACGTTCCCCTCGCTTTGTAACATCCTCAAAACTCCATGGGTTACGTTCCCTTCGCTCTGTGatatcctcaatactccatggTTACGTTCACTTCGCTCTGTGatatcctcaatactccatggGTTACGTTCACTTCGCTCTGTGATATCCTCAATACTCCACGGGTTACGGTCACTTCTCCTCAATACTCCATGGTTACGTTCACTTCGCTCTGTGatatcctcaatactccatggGTTACGTTCACTTCGCTCTGTGatatcctcaatactccatggGTTACGTTCACTTCGCTCTGtgacatcctcaatactccatggGTTACGTTCCCTTCGCTCTGTTATATCCTCAATACTCCACGGGCTACGTTCACTTCGCTCtgtaacatcctcaatactccatggGTTACGTTCCCTTCGCTCTGTGatatcctcaatactccatggGTTACGTTCACTTCGCTCTGTGatatcctcaatactccatgAGTTACGTTCACTTCGCTCTGTGACATCCTTAATACTCAATGGATTACGTTCCCTTCGCTCtgtaacatcctcaatactccatggGTTACGTAAACTTCGCTCtgtaacatcctcaatactccatgggttacgttcactttgCTCTGTGACACCACAATACTCCATGGGTTACGTTCACCTCGCTTtgtaacatcctcaatactccacgGGTTACGTTCACTTCGCTCTGTGatatcctcaatactccatggGTTACGTTCACCTCGCTTtgtaacatcctcaatactccatggGTTACGTTCCCTTCGCTCTGTGatatcctcaatactccatggTTACGTTCACTTCGCTCTGTGatatcctcaatactccatggGTTACGTTCACTTCGCTCTGTGATATCCTCAATACTCCACGGGTTACGGTCACTCCTCCTCAATACTCCATGGTTACGTTCACTTCGCTCTGTGatatcctcaatactccatggGTTACGTTCACTTCGCTCTGTGatatcctcaatactccatggGTTACGTTCACTTCGCTCTGTGatatcctcaatactccatggGTTACGTTCACTTCGCTCTGTGatatcctcaatactccatggGTTACGTTCCCTTCGCTCTGtgacatcctcaatactccacgGGTTACGGTCACTTCTCCTCAATAATCCATGGGATGGGTTCACTTCGCTCTGTGatatcctcaatactccatAGGTTACATTCCCTTCACTATGTGACATCCACAATACTCCATGGGTTACATTCCCTTCACTATGTGACATCCACAATACTCCATGGGTTACGTTCACTTCGCTCTGAGATATCCCCAATACTCCATTGGTTACATTCACTTCGCTCTGTGCCATCTTCAAAACTCCATGGCTTACGTTCACTCTATAGGCTACGATCACTTCGCTCAGTGCCGTCATCCTCGATACTTCAGTGACTATTATCTTCGTTTTGTGCCGTCATCCTCGATACTTCAGTGACTATTCACTTCGTTTTGTGCCGTCATCCTCGATACTTCAGTGACTATTATCTTCGTTTTGTGCCGTCATCCTCGATACTTCAGTGACTATTATCTTCGTTTTGTGCCGTCATCCTCGATACTTCAGTGACTATTATCTTCGTTTTGTGCCGTCATCCTCGATACTTCAGTGACTATTATCTTCGTTTTGTGCCGTCATCCTCGATACTTCAGTGACTATTCACTTCGTTTTGTGCCGTCACCCTCGATACTTCAGTGACTATTCACTTCGTTTTGTGCCGTCATCCTCGATACTTCAGTGACTATTCACTTCGTTTTGTGCCGTCATCCTCGATACTTCAGTGACTATTCACTTCGTTTTGTGCCGTCATCCTCGATACTTCAGTGACTATTCACTTCGTTTTGTGCCGTCATCCTCGATACTTCAGTGACTATTCACTTCGTTTTGTGCCGTCATCCTCGATACTTCAGTGACTATTCACTTCGTTTTGTGCCGTCATCCTCGATACTTCAGTGACTATTCACTTCGTTTTGTGCCGTCATCCTCGATACTTCAGTGACTATTCACTTCGTTTTGTGCCGTCATCCTCGATACTTCAGTGACTATTCACTTCGTTTTGTGCCGTCATCCTCGATACTTCAGTGACTATTCACTTCGTTTTGTGCCGTCATCCTCGATACTTCAGTGACTATTCACTTCGTTTTGTGCCGTCATCCTCGATACTTCAGTGACTATTCACTTCGTTTTGTGCCGTCATCCTCGATACTTCAGTGACTATTCACTTCGTTTTGTGCCGTCATCCTCGATACTTCAGTGACTATTCACTTCGTTTTGTGCCGTCATCCTCGATACTTCAGTGACTATTCACTTCGTTTTGTGCCGTCATTCTCGATACTTCAGTGACTATTCACTTCGTTTTGTGCCGTCATCCTCGATACTTCAGTGACTATTCACTTCGTTTTGTGCCGTCATCCTCGATACTTCAGTGACTATTCACTTCGTTTTGTGCCGTCATCCTCGATACTTCAGTGACTATTCACTTCGTTTTGTGCCGTCATCCTCGATACTTCAGTGGCTACTCACATCTGTTTTCTCTTTGCTGTCATCATCGATAACCCCTGTACACTATTACTTAAATATCTGTACGGGTCTTTTCTCTATTTCACATTTAGAATAAACAGCATGAGTAGAAGACATGCAAGTGACATTCCAAGAGTTGCCTCTTTCCTGAGACGTTACCCAATACACCCCTGATCAGCATGTTTGATATATCTGCTATTGTAACGTGGCTTATACCATGTTTATCTGACAACAAACAGTATTTACTAGATACTATATCACTAAACAGACCGCCACCACGCCGTCAATCTAAGATATATCACGGTCTGTAGGTAATTAGTCTACGTAACGATACATATTGCCCACCAGAGAGGTACAGATTTAGAGAAATATCATTTGAGATGCTTACACGTGTTACCCATACATTTCCTTTCCATGTAAATCCACGACATTTACAGATTTATTTTCGTTATGAGTTATATGTGCAAGATTCAATGAAGATGAATGTATACAAACACTggttatatatttttgaaaaacacGGCATGCAGCTGTTACCCAATCTCCGATTTCTGTTTCAGTTCTCTCGAAACTGTCCCTGCAATTGACATCTTTTTCATATCGGCAATGTATTTGCGAGTGATCCTATCGACAATGTCCTAATGACAGCCCTCTGATTGACATTATTGACATGTTTTCCTATCGGTAGTGACTGACAACTCTGTTCTCATCGTTAGTGTCTTAATGATAAACACCCCTGTCCCTCGGTAATGTCTTAATGATTTACTTCTCTGTTGCTATCGTTAATGTCTTAATGATTGACCTCTATGGTCCTATCGTTAATGTCTTAATGTTTGACCTCTATGGTCCTATCGTTTATGTCTTGATGATTGACCTGTATGGTCCTATCGGTAATGTCTTAATGATTGACTTCTCTGTTCCTATCGGTAATGTCTTAATGATTGACTTAAATGATGCTATCGGTAATGTCTTAATGATTGACTTCTCTGTTCCTATCGTTAATGTCTTAATGATTGACTTCTCTGTTCCTATCAGTAATGTCTTAATGAGTTACTTCTCTGTTCCTATCGGTAATGTCTTAATGAGTTACTTCTCTGTTCCTATCGTGTATGTCTTAATGATTGACCTCTATGGTCCTATCGTTAGTGTCTTAATGTTTGACCTCTATGGTCCTATCGTTAGTGTCTTAATGATTGACTTCTCCGTTCATATCGTTTATGTCTTAATGATTGACTTCTCTGTTCTTATCGTTAATGTCTTAATGACTAACATCTATGATCCTATCCGCAATGTCTTAAGTCAAATAGCCATAATTCAATTACTGTTGACATAAGGACTAGCTTGGCGTGGGAGGTTCCAAAGTACGTGTGGCGTTGTAGATCATCAGTTATTAATATCGTATGTGGTTGTTTATGATGTCTTGTTGCCTCCATGCTGGACGATCATGAGGTAAAAACAAGTTATGGGTTGGTGGTTTCTCCGTACAGCTGTTGGAGGGGGTTTACGCGATTGTGAATTACTAAAGTAATCGCCTTAAATAACTTGCTTAAAGTCAATTATGCTTAATAACTAAGCAAAATCCATATTGTATGATACTGTGTAATATTAAGCTCCTGTGGAGAACTTTTACCTccatgtctttatatatatatttaagtaaaTTTAAGCACGATGAATACCAGTCTAAAGAGTGGTTATTCTACATTAGTTGGCCAAGCAATATATGGGGACTGTATATATAGGAACAGAGTCAAATATACCACGGCGTCAACACAAAAGGGAAAAATACACCACGGCGTCAACACAAATGGTACAAAAACACCAAGGCGTCAacacaaaaagtaaaaatacaccacggcgtcaacacaaaaagtaaaaatacaCCAAGGCGTCAacacaaaaagtaaaaatacaccacggcgtcaacacaaaaagtaaaaatacaccacggcgtcaacacaaaaagtaaaaatacaccacggcgtcaacacaaaaagtaaaaatacaccacggcgtcaacacaaaaagtaaaaatacaCCACGGCGTCAacataaaaagtaaaaatacacAACGGTGTCAACACGAAAGATAAAAATACACCACGGCGTCAacacaaaaagtaaaaatacaCAACGGTGTCAACACGAAAGATAAAAATACACCACGGCGTCAccacaaaaagtaaaaatacaCCACGATGTCAacacaaaaagtaaaaatacaccacggcgtcaacacaaaaagtaaaaatacaCAACGGTGTCAACACGAAAGATAAAAATACACCACGGCGTCAccacaaaaagtaaaaatacaCAACGGTGTCAACACGAAAGATAAAAATACACCACGGCGTCAccacaaaaagtaaaaatacaCCACGATGTCAacacaaaaagtaaaaatacaCCACGGCGTCAACACAAAGATAAAAATACACCAAGGCGTCAGCAGAAATGGTAAAAAATACACCAAGACGTCAACACGAAAAGTAAAAATACACAACGGTGTCAACACGAAAGATAAAAATACACCACGGCGTCAACATGAAAGATAAAAATACACCATGGCATCAacacaaaaagtaaaaatacaCAACGGTGTCAacacaaaaagtaaaaatacaccacggcgtcaacacaaaaagtaaaaatacaccacagcgtcaacacaaagTAAAAATGCCTCActtacaacaaaaacaaaacgcCAAAATGCCTCACTGCCAGCAAAATAAGCCAAGATATCTCGCTAGCAATGCACAAAGCCAGGATACCTCACTGGCAACAAAAAAAAGCCAAAATGGCTTACTGGCAAGACACAAAGCTAAAACGCCTTGCTGTTAACACAAAAAGGCCAAAATGTCTCACTGTCATTACAAAACGCCTCATCGCCAACACACAAAGCCAAAACGCATCACTGTCAACGCACAAAAAAGCCAAAACGCCTCACtttcaacacacacacacacaaaaaacaccAAATACCTAACTGTCATCACAAAAAGCTTATATACCTTAATGTCAGCACCAAAGGCCAAAATTCTTACTGTCAATATAAAAAGCCAAAATGCCTGAATGACAAAATATCCTCATGGTTAATTGTCAACAAGGACAGAATATATCAATGTCCATCACAAGGATGGTATATTTCACATGGTCAAACAGAGGGATGGAATATTCCACCAGGTCAAACAAAACGTTAATCATTAAAGATCATTACGAAGCGTTTATTAAGAGATATCTCAAACAAACACGTTAGAATCGATCCCAAGTGCATGAAGAAAAACTCTAAATACTTCTCTAAAAGGTTCAATAATGTTATActattttataaatattcttCTTTCATATCTTGACATGTTGTATAGAGTTTGCCtttgtgaaatatattgtaGCTATGTAAGAGTCAGCTGACATCGTCGTGTCAGGTTTAAAAAGTTCGAATTAACTAAAAATAAGAAAcacataaataaatgaaaatagatatgtattCAGGAGTTACATGTAAAGAAATTATTTCCTTTAATTGTAATAAATAGTCTATATTATGAGTTTATACGACTGCAGGCACGGAAACTTACAGTCACACTTCAACCTCGTCAATCGAACGTCAATCCAACAAGAAAACACGGTTAGCACGTATAATCCTAGCAAACACGGTTAGCACGTATGTCACAGAACAGATCGAATACTCCTATCGAGTCCCTGTTCTCTCGTTCACACATAAAGTTGTCAAAATCACTTTGTTTAATACCACAAATATTTCAGCACTGAAACATCGCCGTGTCATGGCGGTCGAGAACGACTCCGAATAGCCTTGAACTGAAGTCAATGGTAATGTGACGCAGTATTTAAATAAGTGACTGAACAATAAACAGATATATTACTGAAAATGGTCAAATATGGGGaattgaaaatgatttatatgtGAAAATGGAAGTCTTATGCCCTACTTTAAGTTGAGTGATTTTGTTTAAAGTATCATAGCAGAGAATTTCTTTTTccggatgttgacaatttgatcacggatGTCAATAGCTATTGTTTTGTGTAGTTTATATCCGTTAATATATCCGTTCAGTAGTAAACCATAAAAAACTTAGATTACTTTAGACTTATAGTTGTGCCATAAACGAGTATGGCCCTTCGGCATTATACTCAAAAGGATTTTTGTTTGGTGAAAATCTCGAATAAAGAATCTAAATACGAAAATAATGGATGGCTGAGAGATAGAAATTCGGTAATGAAACGAGAGAAAATGACTCTTTCATTGTAGGTGTGTGTAGAATAGGGATATCCATCCTCGGgtttcgccacattttgtgacctTCGGGTGGAATGCCTCTATCTTACATACACACGTCATATGAaacagtgttatacaatgtaatgttcaCAATCTGGTTCATACTCGTGTACTCATTACGTAACCTTGCTAGATGTGAATTTCATTCTATTTACCTGGAGCTGTCGTTGTGATCTGAGTTGATTAAAAAATGGAATCTCCCTGATATACAGGTGTTTACAGTGTTCCTTTGTCACCACGAATGGTTCATTCCACTGGCTTCCTTCGAATTCAATATCAGTCGGACCATTGTTCAAGGCAGATAGACAAAAATCATTAAACTTAGTTCTCGTCTTTCTAAAGTAAGCTAGCTCGTCATAGAAATCTGGTGGCTGTTGTCCTATTTtgtctttgatttttttcaggaaatgaTCGTAAAGGGCATAATCAATACGTGCCCAGTTTTTATACAAGTTTTCTTCTTCTGGTCCTATAGCCAATCGAGGGTCTTTCTTCTGCTTTCGAATTTAGTTTACCATATAGGACGTGCTTTAAGTCCCAGTTTAAAACTCGTCTCATCAACACAATGGACTCGTCAAAATATTCCGTTACAATCACCAAGTCCATTTCATTATCcagttttaataaatatttttgaatttcgGTATGATTGTTTGACCAAAACAATTCTTTAGGAAACCCGAAATCGAAACGCCATTCTGTTATAGGTGGATGGAATGTGATCCCCGAACttcatatatttatcattatgaAGCAGGTACTCCAGAACCGGCCTATCCCCAGGTATCTTTACCACGTACCGCTGACGGTAGTACTGTAAATTAGATTGGAAATGACGAAATGGTTCCCTTACTATTCCGAAGTACTTAGTATCATTCggtaatatattttcaaatgcCTCCCTGTTATATCGAACGTGAGCACACAGTATATCATAACCCATGTTCGGTGGTGGTGGAAGAATATTGTCTGGTTGCACCGTTTGATGAATGCTTATAGTAGAACCGACACTTGGAAGAGCAAACACAAGGTCGTTTTCATATCCATAGCGCAGGAAGATGTTCTGAACAGTTGTGCTGGCAGCTTTGTGTACCTTTACGAAAGCAATATGATTGATAGGACTGGCTTTCACGTTTGGTATTGGGACAAAGTTCGGGTCCTGGGCAGGTGAAGCTTTCGAGTCCTGAATAACGTCGACATCCACGTCTTCGGAAGGGACGACTTTCAAGTCCTGAATATGGTCGACATTCACGTCTTCGGAAGGGACGACTTTCGAGTCCTGAATATGGTCGATATTCACGTCTTCGGAAGGGACGACTTTCGAGTCCTGAATATGGTCGATATTCACGTCTTCGGAAGGGAAGACTTTCGAGTCCTGAAAGGGATCACCTTTTGAGCCTTGGCTAGGTTTGCTATTCACGTTCGAAacatcagacatcgttttcgAGAAGTTGTTCTGTTGCAAGTATTGTTGATACGGTGATGGCTCGTAAAAATCTGTATTGAACGTAGAAACTAATTTCCGCACTGGCGTATGTATTAAGGCACTGCCGAAGTATGTTCCCATACTGACTAAACCCGTCATCACCAAACAGCAGAGGCCAAACATCATCCTTTAAAGTATAAAGAGGAAAGAGGGTCGTTAGATACAACCATCAGTAAAAGGCAATAATCAACATCATGAAATgatgtttaaaatgaatttattaattaaatcataCTGTAATAAAACAGGGCAGTATACGAAGTGATGCATGTAGTGTAACATTGGTTAAAAATATAATCTCtgtggtttgtttttttaatatttcattttttcgaGGTTTGACATACATTTTACGTAACAATTACAACCCCAGAATTAAACGTTACTTTACAATACCACTCGAAACCTGACAGAAGTAACTGAACTCGAAAGccaatacatgtacctaattAGCCTACCGACTATAGATAGGAGTTTATATATCCCGAGATTTAATGTAACAACTGAATGACTGTTCTGTGAGAGGTTAATTCTGTAAATGTACTTCTGAGTTTATCTTAATGAGGTTACTTTTTAACTATTACTTTAATCCTGTTTTCAGTCCGATATATCACGTTGATCACCAGGAAATATTTGTGTCGATTTAAACcaataaacacaaataaatactTTAACGAAATAatcaatacatacaatgtatctgtctGAATGTAAGTTTGAATCACAAAATATCTAGAAAGTCTTGTAAGAGATGAAGTACTTTTAATACACACAAAATGTATTGCAAAACTTTAAAATAGTCATGTATGTGCACGTTTCATACGGACTTACCATAGTGATACCATAGTTTCTTTTATGATAAAAGTTCTGGTACATTAAGCAATCACGTGGTGAAATATATTGGCATATCTTATTTTTAAAGAGAACATTGGCTTTAGACAGTGCTTATCGAATTATTCTACTTAccatattattttcttattctGCATATTAGTTTCCAAATATTAGTCCAAAAGATAACAGCGATGTTATATTTCGTTGGACGGAGGATTTGTATCACGTGTTCCATTTAAGACTGAATGGGTTATACCGCTGAGAGAACCAGCTGTTTCCCAGTGTTGGTTAATGCAGATACTAGTTTTGACAAagtcaatatcacaaaatatccTATTATATAGGGAATATGGACATTTGCTTCACATGACTATACAGCTAGACTTTTACTTAACAACCGTAAACAGGACATGTGAAAAGAAAACTAGTTTTATATATGCTCATTATTTACTGGAGAAATTACTATTTAAAACATAATGGATATCGGAATTTTCTATCATCAAGAAAgttatttcaaactttttttctgtCATCTGCAtatgcatgtaatcaagcaaaaataTATAGTGGCATTAAATGTTACAGAATCAATTACTAAAAACGGACGATAATTAAATCTATTAATACTGAGCATTCGTTTAAAAACAGGACACTATAATCATATCAGGGGGATTTTATTACCAGACTAAGGATATGGCATCCTTAAATCATTGTGTGTCGTTTGTACAACCAACCTGTAGCAAACAGTAATTGCATGG
This genomic interval carries:
- the LOC117332316 gene encoding interaptin-like; protein product: MTALSEVIVAYRVNVSHGVLKMAQSEVNVTNGVLGISQSEVNVTHGVLWMSHSEGNVTHGVLWMSHSEGNVTYGVLRISQSEVNPSHGLLRRSDRNPWSIEDVTERRERNPWSIEDITERSERNPWSIEDITERSERNPWSIEDITERSERNPWSIEDITERSERNHGVLRRSDRNPWSIEDITERSERNPWSIEDITERSEQQSERNPWSIEDVTERSLRNPWSIEDVTERRERNPLSIKDVTERSERNSWSIEDITERSERNPWSIEDITERRERNPWSIEDVTERSERSPWSIEDITERRERNPWSIEDVTERSERNPWSIEDITERSERNPWSIEDITERSERNHGVLRRSDRNPWSIEDITERSERNPWSIEDITERSEQQSERNPWSIEDVTERSLRNPWSIEDVTERRERNPLSIKDVTERSERNSWSIEDITERSERNPWSIEDITERRERNTWSIEDVTERSERSPWSIEDITERRERNPWSIEDVTERSERNSWSIEDITERSEQQSERNPWSIEDVTERSLRNPWSIEDVTERRERNPLSIKDVTERSERNSWSIEDITERSERNPWSIEDITERRERNTWSIEDVTERSERSPWSIEDITERRERNPWSIEDVTERSERNSWSIEDITERSEQRSERSPWSIEDVTERSERSPWSIEDVTERRERNPLSIEDVTERRERSPWSIEDITERSERNPWSIEDVTERSERNSLSIEDVTERSERNSWSIEDITERSERNPWSIEERSERNYSPWSIEDITERRERNPWSIEDITERRERNPWSIEDITERSERNPWSIEDITDRRERNPWSIEDITDRREQRSERNPWSIEDVTERRERNPLSIEDVTERSERNSWSIEDITERSERYPWSIEDITERSERYPWSIEDVTERRERNPWSIEDITERRERNPWSIEDVTERNDRNPLSIEDVTERRERYPLSIEDVTERSERNSWSIEDITERSERNPWSIEDITERRGT